The Sinomonas sp. P10A9 genome includes a window with the following:
- a CDS encoding bifunctional glycosyltransferase family 2/GtrA family protein, with protein sequence MTEVHGGPAIDIVVPVHNEEDALAGSVTSLVAYLEEAFQIPWVVTIADNASTDGTRAIGESLAAQLEGVRYLRLETKGRGFALRQAWMESTAKVVAYLDVDLSTDLAALPPLIAPLLSGHSDMSIGTRLGRTARVVRGPKREIISRTYNVMLKGTLGVRFSDAQCGFKALRADVARTLLPHVEDNAWFFDTELLVLAERAGLRIHEIPVDWTDDPTSTVDIAQTAMDDMRGIVRVAKSLALGRIPLAAIYAELGRRPLLPVRPPSFFGQVLRFGAVGVASTIAYAVLYLMLQPLMGAQPANFSALLITAVLNTAANRRFTFGISGPAHYGVQQFQGLIVFGLAWGLTSSSLVVLHALNTDPGATAELVTLTAANVVATVMRFALLKAWVFRRRTTAGGRVRADTASARAMDAA encoded by the coding sequence ATGACTGAGGTCCATGGGGGGCCGGCCATCGACATTGTCGTGCCGGTGCACAACGAAGAGGATGCGCTGGCTGGCTCCGTCACGTCGCTCGTCGCCTACCTCGAAGAGGCGTTCCAGATTCCGTGGGTCGTCACCATCGCGGACAACGCGAGCACTGACGGCACCCGCGCCATCGGCGAATCGCTCGCCGCCCAGCTCGAAGGGGTCCGTTACCTGCGCCTCGAGACGAAGGGCCGTGGCTTCGCGCTCAGGCAGGCGTGGATGGAGTCCACGGCGAAGGTCGTCGCCTATCTGGACGTCGATCTCTCCACTGACCTCGCAGCGCTCCCGCCGCTCATCGCCCCACTGCTGTCCGGGCATTCGGATATGTCAATCGGCACCCGGCTGGGCCGCACCGCACGTGTGGTGCGCGGGCCCAAGCGGGAGATCATCTCGCGGACGTACAACGTCATGCTCAAGGGCACCCTCGGTGTGAGGTTCTCGGACGCCCAGTGCGGGTTCAAGGCACTTCGAGCGGACGTGGCGCGCACCCTGCTCCCGCACGTCGAGGACAACGCGTGGTTCTTCGACACCGAGCTACTGGTCCTGGCCGAGCGGGCAGGCCTTCGCATCCACGAGATCCCGGTCGACTGGACCGACGACCCCACGAGCACGGTGGACATTGCCCAGACAGCCATGGACGACATGCGCGGGATCGTCCGTGTTGCGAAATCCCTCGCCCTGGGCCGGATCCCCCTCGCCGCCATCTACGCCGAGCTGGGCCGTCGCCCCTTGCTCCCCGTACGGCCGCCGTCATTCTTCGGCCAAGTCCTGCGCTTCGGCGCGGTGGGGGTCGCCTCTACGATCGCCTACGCCGTCCTCTACCTCATGCTTCAGCCGCTCATGGGAGCCCAGCCGGCCAACTTCTCGGCGCTGCTTATTACCGCCGTGCTGAACACTGCCGCGAACCGGCGCTTTACCTTCGGCATCAGCGGCCCTGCGCACTATGGCGTCCAGCAGTTCCAGGGCCTCATCGTCTTCGGGCTCGCGTGGGGCCTTACGTCCTCGTCTCTCGTGGTGCTTCACGCCCTGAATACGGATCCCGGCGCGACTGCCGAACTGGTGACCCTCACGGCCGCCAACGTCGTGGCCACCGTCATGCGCTTCGCGCTGCTCAAGGCGTGGGTCTTCCGAAGGCGCACGACGGCGGGTGGCCGGGTCCGCGCCGACACCGCCTCCGCGCGGGCGATGGATGCAGCCTGA
- a CDS encoding TadE family protein produces MKSRRAAKDRGAVAVEFVLVAPLFFAVMLGIVEFANFFRVQISVTQAAREAARSMAISNSQSTAAAAATAAAPTVGPLSYSFSPSSCAPNQTVTVSIQYSMPSLTGIAGPWTVSGVSAMRCGG; encoded by the coding sequence ATGAAGTCCAGACGTGCAGCGAAAGACCGTGGCGCGGTCGCGGTCGAATTCGTCCTCGTCGCCCCGCTCTTCTTCGCGGTGATGCTCGGCATCGTCGAGTTCGCCAACTTCTTCCGCGTGCAGATCAGCGTCACCCAAGCGGCCAGGGAAGCCGCCCGGTCCATGGCGATCAGCAACAGCCAATCCACGGCGGCAGCGGCCGCCACGGCGGCCGCACCGACGGTCGGACCGCTGAGCTATTCGTTCTCCCCTTCGTCCTGTGCACCAAACCAAACCGTGACCGTAAGCATCCAGTATTCGATGCCAAGTCTCACGGGCATTGCCGGGCCGTGGACCGTCTCGGGCGTCAGCGCTATGAGGTGTGGGGGATGA
- a CDS encoding ArnT family glycosyltransferase: protein MAALAESAVHSDRRFGSLERAGLAIILAASAFLNIWNLPANGWANAYYSAAVQAGLHDPVSFFFGSSDWGNAISVDKPPLSLWLIGLSVRVFGLNSWGLLLPQALLGVATTALVFVMGRRYLSPVAGLVGAAVFATTPIVVLMSRYNNPDPLMMFLLLLALAGALRAVDTGRARWAVAVGVALGLAILTKQLQALLVAPALATVLIAGAWGRAREMLRLATSAALPFVVTAASWFAIVELTPKDQRPYMGGSTTNSAIELTFGYNGMQRIVSQDDPVAMLIPSQYRDVASDAGFLRLINANYAQEAAWLLPAACAGVILLALAIRRVQGRIAQLFAAAAGVWLITAFATLSFMGDQIHTYYTASLGVPIALVVGAAVHILVAQDHKPLIRVIAGLGVLATALTSAGILLSVALWPRWLAWLVLGSGLAASIVTLVKPPWKSVDRLAACLAALSLLAAPLATSFVNAVTPHQGSNPLSGGVTAREGSISRFLADVGRGDPRWARDIAMGADPSENLVQTLKNSSESCRWAAATLPSQSAAKLQLATGRPVMAVGGFSAVDPWPTLDVFKAWVADGKICYFIDDPSMDTALLHDSPARQVTGWVRSVYSGTDVGDIRVYRLS from the coding sequence ATGGCGGCTCTCGCTGAATCCGCGGTGCATTCGGACCGCCGGTTCGGATCGCTCGAGCGGGCCGGGCTCGCGATCATCCTGGCCGCAAGCGCGTTCCTGAACATCTGGAATCTCCCGGCGAATGGCTGGGCAAACGCCTACTACTCGGCCGCAGTGCAGGCCGGGCTGCATGACCCCGTTTCGTTCTTCTTCGGTTCCAGTGACTGGGGCAATGCCATCTCGGTCGACAAACCGCCGTTGAGCCTGTGGCTCATCGGGCTCTCGGTCCGCGTGTTCGGGCTGAACAGCTGGGGCCTCCTGCTCCCGCAGGCTCTCTTGGGAGTGGCCACGACGGCGCTCGTCTTCGTCATGGGTCGCCGATACCTCTCCCCCGTAGCCGGGCTGGTCGGGGCAGCAGTCTTCGCGACCACGCCGATCGTCGTCCTCATGTCCAGGTACAACAACCCTGACCCGCTCATGATGTTCCTGCTGCTTCTCGCGCTGGCTGGCGCCCTGAGGGCGGTCGATACGGGGCGGGCGAGGTGGGCGGTGGCCGTAGGCGTAGCCCTCGGCCTGGCCATCCTGACCAAGCAGCTCCAGGCCCTGCTGGTGGCTCCAGCTCTTGCAACCGTTCTGATTGCGGGCGCGTGGGGTCGGGCGCGCGAGATGCTGCGGCTGGCCACATCTGCCGCGCTGCCATTCGTGGTGACGGCGGCGAGCTGGTTCGCAATCGTTGAGCTGACTCCCAAAGATCAGCGCCCGTACATGGGCGGGTCGACGACGAACAGCGCCATTGAGCTCACCTTCGGTTACAACGGGATGCAGCGGATCGTGAGCCAAGACGACCCGGTGGCGATGCTAATACCCTCCCAGTACCGCGATGTGGCAAGTGACGCGGGATTCTTGCGCCTAATCAACGCCAACTACGCTCAGGAGGCGGCCTGGCTCCTCCCGGCGGCGTGTGCGGGCGTCATCTTGCTCGCGCTCGCCATCCGCCGAGTTCAAGGGCGGATCGCGCAGTTGTTCGCTGCGGCTGCAGGGGTCTGGCTCATCACCGCGTTCGCCACTCTGAGCTTCATGGGCGACCAGATCCATACGTACTACACGGCCAGTCTGGGCGTGCCGATCGCGCTGGTAGTGGGGGCGGCAGTACATATCCTCGTCGCACAAGACCACAAGCCCCTGATCCGAGTCATCGCGGGTTTGGGGGTGCTGGCAACGGCGCTCACGTCGGCAGGGATCCTGCTGTCAGTAGCCCTGTGGCCCCGGTGGCTGGCTTGGCTCGTTCTGGGATCAGGGTTGGCCGCTAGCATCGTCACGTTGGTGAAGCCCCCCTGGAAATCGGTCGATCGGTTGGCTGCCTGCCTTGCGGCGCTCTCCCTGTTAGCAGCGCCCCTGGCAACATCTTTCGTCAACGCGGTCACACCCCATCAGGGTTCCAATCCGCTCTCTGGCGGAGTGACTGCACGGGAGGGCAGTATTAGCCGATTCCTGGCAGATGTGGGCCGCGGCGACCCGCGCTGGGCGCGAGACATCGCGATGGGAGCCGACCCCAGTGAAAACCTGGTCCAGACGCTCAAGAACAGCTCTGAATCGTGCAGATGGGCGGCCGCTACCTTGCCGTCGCAGAGTGCCGCAAAGCTCCAGCTGGCGACGGGAAGGCCTGTCATGGCCGTCGGAGGCTTCTCGGCTGTTGATCCGTGGCCAACTCTGGACGTCTTCAAGGCATGGGTGGCAGACGGCAAGATCTGCTATTTCATAGATGATCCGTCTATGGACACAGCTTTGCTCCACGATTCCCCAGCCCGCCAGGTCACCGGCTGGGTTCGAAGTGTGTACTCAGGCACCGACGTTGGCGATATCCGTGTCTATCGGCTTTCGTGA
- the glmM gene encoding phosphoglucosamine mutase translates to MTRLFGTDGVRGLANGLLDAQLALKISQAAAVVLGHRQVADGARPRAVVARDPRASGEFISAAVEAGLASAGVDVYDAGVLPTPAAAYLVADLGADFGVMISASHNPAPDNGIKFFARGGHKLPDEVEDQIEALLIEEPHRPTGAGVGRIQRFADAEDRYIVHLLTTLPHRLDGLTVVLDCANGAASGCSPQVFKDAGANVIVIGAEPDGLNINDGVGSTHLGPLQAAVLEHGADLGIAHDGDADRCLAVDHEGTIVDGDQIMAVLGLALKEAGKLRDNVLVATVMSNLGLKLMLRDAGIAVRETAVGDRYVLEEMRAGDYSLGGEQSGHVIFSDYATTGDGVLTGLQLAAQVARTGKPLRDLASVMTRLPQVLINVKGVDKARVSADDGVAAAVASAEAELGETGRVLLRPSGTEPVVRVMVEAADEGTAQAIAERLARVVQSQLALETA, encoded by the coding sequence GTGACTAGGCTCTTCGGTACCGACGGCGTGCGGGGGCTGGCCAATGGCCTCCTCGATGCCCAGCTCGCCCTCAAGATCTCCCAGGCGGCGGCTGTCGTCCTCGGCCACCGGCAGGTTGCGGACGGCGCCCGGCCGCGCGCCGTCGTGGCCCGCGACCCCCGGGCCTCGGGCGAGTTCATCAGCGCCGCCGTTGAGGCCGGCCTCGCGAGCGCGGGCGTGGACGTGTACGACGCCGGCGTTCTCCCGACTCCTGCCGCCGCCTACCTCGTGGCGGACCTGGGCGCGGACTTCGGCGTCATGATCTCTGCCTCGCACAACCCGGCGCCGGACAACGGGATCAAGTTCTTCGCCCGCGGGGGCCACAAGCTCCCCGACGAGGTCGAGGACCAGATCGAGGCGCTCCTGATCGAGGAGCCGCACCGCCCCACGGGCGCCGGCGTGGGCCGCATCCAGCGGTTCGCCGATGCCGAGGACCGCTACATCGTCCACCTCCTCACCACCCTTCCGCACCGCCTCGACGGGCTCACCGTGGTCCTCGACTGCGCCAACGGAGCCGCCTCGGGCTGCTCGCCGCAGGTGTTCAAGGACGCTGGCGCCAACGTGATCGTGATCGGGGCCGAGCCAGACGGGCTCAACATCAACGACGGCGTGGGCTCCACCCACCTCGGCCCGCTGCAGGCGGCAGTGCTGGAGCACGGCGCGGACCTGGGCATCGCGCACGACGGCGACGCCGACCGCTGCCTCGCCGTGGACCATGAGGGCACCATCGTGGACGGCGACCAGATCATGGCCGTCCTGGGCCTGGCCCTCAAGGAGGCCGGGAAGCTGCGCGACAACGTGCTCGTGGCCACCGTGATGAGCAACCTGGGCCTCAAGCTCATGCTCCGCGACGCTGGCATCGCCGTCCGCGAGACCGCCGTGGGCGACCGCTACGTGCTCGAGGAGATGCGCGCCGGGGACTACTCCCTTGGCGGCGAGCAGTCCGGCCACGTCATCTTCTCCGACTACGCCACCACCGGCGACGGAGTCCTCACCGGCCTCCAGCTCGCCGCCCAGGTGGCCCGCACCGGCAAGCCCCTCAGGGACCTCGCCTCCGTCATGACCCGCCTCCCGCAGGTGCTCATCAACGTCAAGGGCGTGGATAAGGCGCGCGTCTCCGCGGACGACGGCGTGGCCGCGGCTGTCGCTTCCGCCGAGGCAGAGCTGGGGGAGACGGGGCGGGTGCTCCTGCGCCCCTCCGGCACCGAACCCGTGGTCCGCGTGATGGTGGAGGCTGCCGACGAGGGCACCGCCCAGGCCATCGCCGAGCGACTCGCGCGCGTGGTGCAAAGCCAACTCGCGCTCGAGACGGCCTGA
- the rpsI gene encoding 30S ribosomal protein S9, with protein MAQNEELAPAAEAEETPTTYTSESAPAAAEEAKRERPALTVAGAAVGRRKEAVARVRVVPGTGQWTINGRTLENYFPNKLHQQEVNDPFKLLDLEGAYDVIVRIHGGGPSGQAGAVRLGVSRSLNEIDLENNRPALKKAGFLTRDARVVERKKAGLKKARRAPQYSKR; from the coding sequence GTGGCTCAGAACGAAGAGCTTGCCCCGGCCGCCGAGGCTGAGGAGACCCCCACCACTTACACGTCCGAGAGCGCCCCGGCGGCCGCCGAGGAAGCCAAGCGTGAGCGCCCCGCCCTCACGGTTGCCGGTGCCGCCGTCGGTCGTCGCAAGGAGGCAGTGGCCCGCGTCCGCGTTGTCCCCGGCACCGGCCAGTGGACCATCAACGGCCGCACGCTCGAGAACTACTTCCCGAACAAGCTGCACCAGCAGGAGGTGAACGACCCGTTCAAGCTCCTCGACCTAGAGGGCGCCTACGACGTGATCGTCCGCATCCACGGCGGTGGCCCGTCGGGCCAGGCCGGTGCAGTGCGCCTCGGCGTCTCGCGCTCGCTCAACGAGATCGACCTCGAGAACAACCGTCCGGCACTCAAGAAGGCCGGCTTCCTCACCCGCGACGCCCGCGTCGTGGAGCGCAAGAAGGCTGGTCTCAAGAAGGCCCGCCGCGCACCGCAGTACTCGAAGCGCTGA
- a CDS encoding glycosyltransferase family 39 protein, which translates to MSIGFRDANTRTRNRVMRVLVSRDAQVAAFVFVTGIVWLGWNVSINGLGNPYYAAATQSALANPHNLFFGASDLSGGESIDKPPFTVWLTVPLVAVFGLGSFPVLLPSIIMGAGSASLAYFIARTYTSHVWALLSGILVLAVPVHVSMSRINNPDAPLVFFCTAAVLAVLRLKRLSTASLVTGFLLGLGILTKQLQALLIVPSLMAVMVLRFPEWKRLTRAVVGAALASVGPSLLWMVPVMATPAQNRPWVGGTKNNDLIDLTIGYNGIGRLSGAIDQGDIQVVGASGPTESSGSLTRLLTLNYAPELLGFLIVGVLGVILLSSHAARSRKTHAALAALCLWFAVGFIVFSFMEGGMHPYYLSFIAIPAALLGGWVIESIIKGRHTATAWRTALALGIATISILLVVWMSWFPPGWEYLAKLSFITGSVAVLGLFLPGRLRHSGRRITTMGLVFLLAVPAAGFDVATMTNPQDGTFFLSGPVPAVDSFHLDDARKRSVQSAAERNSDDLFTLIQHAKARKWAAITLGGEAAARYQLDTGVPVIALAGFNGADGFPSQGQLESWIAGGDVQYYIHRADVADSLPLSHRTLQMVDWITTHFSRTDVSGVAVYDLTEPLS; encoded by the coding sequence GTGTCTATCGGCTTTCGTGACGCGAATACCCGAACGCGCAACCGCGTGATGCGTGTCCTCGTCAGCCGCGACGCGCAGGTGGCCGCATTTGTTTTTGTAACTGGTATCGTATGGCTCGGCTGGAATGTCAGCATCAATGGCTTGGGGAATCCTTACTACGCCGCTGCTACACAATCAGCCTTGGCAAATCCCCACAATCTATTCTTCGGCGCCTCCGACCTCTCGGGCGGCGAGTCCATCGACAAACCCCCGTTTACGGTCTGGCTGACGGTGCCACTCGTCGCGGTCTTCGGCCTTGGATCCTTCCCCGTGTTGCTGCCCAGCATCATCATGGGTGCGGGCAGCGCGTCCTTGGCCTACTTCATCGCACGCACGTACACGAGCCACGTATGGGCACTACTCTCTGGGATTCTGGTGTTAGCGGTGCCTGTCCACGTGAGCATGTCGCGGATCAACAATCCTGACGCGCCTCTCGTTTTCTTCTGCACTGCGGCGGTCTTGGCGGTGCTGCGCCTCAAGAGGCTCTCCACGGCCAGCCTCGTGACGGGGTTCCTGCTAGGCCTCGGCATCCTCACCAAGCAGCTACAGGCCCTGCTGATCGTACCCTCCCTGATGGCAGTGATGGTTCTCCGCTTCCCCGAGTGGAAGCGACTCACACGTGCAGTCGTCGGGGCGGCGCTGGCCAGCGTCGGACCGTCACTCCTTTGGATGGTGCCTGTCATGGCGACGCCCGCACAGAACCGCCCATGGGTAGGGGGCACCAAAAACAATGACCTCATCGACCTCACAATCGGCTACAACGGTATCGGACGGCTGAGCGGTGCGATCGACCAAGGCGATATCCAAGTGGTTGGCGCAAGCGGACCGACCGAATCGTCAGGAAGCTTGACGCGACTATTGACACTCAACTACGCCCCTGAGCTGTTGGGGTTCCTCATCGTTGGAGTCCTCGGCGTCATTCTGCTCTCGTCCCACGCTGCCAGATCCCGCAAGACTCACGCCGCACTCGCTGCCCTATGCCTGTGGTTTGCAGTCGGGTTTATTGTATTCAGCTTCATGGAAGGCGGAATGCACCCGTATTACCTGTCATTCATCGCCATACCCGCCGCGCTCCTTGGCGGATGGGTCATTGAGTCCATAATCAAAGGAAGACATACCGCCACCGCTTGGCGCACCGCTCTCGCCTTGGGCATCGCCACAATATCGATACTTCTCGTGGTGTGGATGTCCTGGTTCCCACCGGGATGGGAATACCTCGCGAAGTTGTCCTTCATCACCGGCTCTGTCGCCGTGCTTGGGCTATTTCTACCCGGACGATTACGTCACAGTGGTCGGCGCATCACCACCATGGGGCTGGTTTTCTTGCTCGCTGTTCCGGCTGCAGGATTCGATGTGGCCACTATGACCAATCCGCAGGATGGAACTTTCTTTCTCTCGGGACCAGTCCCTGCCGTGGACAGCTTTCACCTCGACGACGCCCGCAAGAGGTCGGTGCAATCCGCAGCAGAACGTAATTCGGACGATCTGTTCACGCTCATTCAGCACGCAAAAGCGCGGAAATGGGCGGCCATAACCCTAGGCGGGGAGGCGGCCGCGCGGTACCAACTCGACACAGGGGTGCCGGTCATTGCGCTGGCTGGATTCAACGGAGCGGATGGCTTTCCGTCTCAAGGGCAGCTTGAGTCCTGGATCGCCGGTGGTGATGTCCAGTACTACATTCACAGGGCCGACGTCGCTGACTCATTGCCACTATCTCATCGCACGCTCCAGATGGTGGACTGGATCACGACCCACTTCAGCCGTACGGATGTCAGTGGGGTTGCCGTCTACGATCTGACAGAGCCATTGTCTTAA
- the rplM gene encoding 50S ribosomal protein L13, with protein MRTYTPKPGDADRQWHVIDATDVVLGRLASQTATLLRGKHKPTFASHMDMGDFVIIINADKVALTGAKLQQKRAYRHSGFPGGLTSVTYAELLEKNPVRAVEKAIKGMLPHNKLADQQISKLKVYAGPNHPHAAQQPKTFEITQVAQ; from the coding sequence GTGCGTACGTACACACCGAAGCCCGGCGACGCCGACCGTCAGTGGCACGTCATTGACGCCACCGACGTCGTTCTGGGTCGCCTTGCCAGCCAGACCGCAACACTGCTGCGCGGGAAGCACAAGCCGACCTTTGCGTCCCACATGGACATGGGCGATTTCGTCATCATCATCAACGCGGACAAGGTGGCCCTCACCGGCGCCAAGCTCCAGCAGAAGCGCGCCTACCGCCACTCGGGCTTCCCGGGCGGCCTGACCAGCGTCACCTACGCGGAGCTGCTCGAGAAGAACCCGGTCCGCGCCGTGGAGAAGGCCATCAAGGGCATGCTCCCGCACAACAAGCTGGCTGACCAGCAGATTTCCAAGCTCAAGGTCTACGCGGGCCCGAACCACCCGCACGCTGCCCAGCAGCCCAAGACCTTCGAGATCACCCAGGTCGCCCAGTAG
- the ppk2 gene encoding polyphosphate kinase 2 has protein sequence MVPEDPRLSVTEDYAAELDELREIGKVDHRVRPSADPDAWRHSYPYEQKLTRPAYERQKRALQIELLKLQLWVKDTGQKVLILFEGRDAAGKGGAIKRFNEHLNPRGARIVALEKPTDAERTQWYFQRYVSHLPSGGEIVMMDRSWYNRAGVERVMGYCTAAEYHEFMREAPEFERMLVNSGIHLHKLWFSVGREEQLNRFASRETDPVKQWKLSPTDMASLDKWDAYTAAKEAMFFYTDTGDSPWTVIKSNDKKRARLEAMRYILNVTPYDRKDTKVAHAPDPLIVGTAAEVLEEGETYTAQFPVLRAGA, from the coding sequence ATGGTTCCCGAGGATCCACGCCTTTCTGTGACCGAAGACTACGCGGCCGAGCTCGACGAGCTGCGCGAGATCGGCAAGGTCGACCACAGGGTCAGGCCCAGCGCCGACCCCGACGCGTGGCGGCACAGCTACCCCTACGAGCAGAAGCTCACCAGGCCCGCCTACGAACGCCAGAAGCGCGCCCTCCAGATCGAGCTCCTCAAGCTCCAGCTGTGGGTCAAGGACACCGGCCAGAAGGTCCTCATCCTCTTCGAGGGTCGCGACGCTGCTGGAAAGGGCGGGGCCATCAAGCGGTTCAACGAGCACCTGAACCCCCGCGGCGCTCGGATTGTGGCCCTCGAGAAGCCCACCGACGCCGAACGCACCCAGTGGTACTTCCAGCGCTACGTGTCCCATCTGCCCAGCGGCGGGGAGATCGTGATGATGGACCGCTCCTGGTACAACCGGGCCGGCGTCGAGCGGGTCATGGGCTACTGCACCGCGGCCGAATACCACGAGTTCATGCGCGAGGCGCCCGAGTTCGAGCGCATGCTCGTCAACTCCGGAATCCACCTGCACAAGCTGTGGTTCTCGGTGGGCCGCGAGGAGCAGCTCAACCGCTTCGCCTCCCGCGAGACGGACCCTGTGAAGCAGTGGAAGCTCTCACCCACCGACATGGCGAGCCTGGACAAGTGGGACGCCTACACCGCCGCCAAAGAGGCCATGTTCTTCTACACGGACACCGGGGACTCCCCGTGGACCGTCATCAAGAGCAACGACAAGAAGCGCGCCCGCCTCGAGGCCATGCGGTACATCCTCAACGTCACCCCGTATGACCGCAAGGACACCAAGGTGGCGCACGCCCCGGATCCGCTGATCGTCGGCACCGCCGCCGAGGTCCTCGAGGAAGGCGAGACCTACACCGCACAGTTCCCCGTGCTGCGGGCTGGGGCATAG
- a CDS encoding Flp family type IVb pilin: MDKLMVSLMTFWNDLTSTDKEKGATATEYALLVGLIALIIAVGVLAFGNALNTWFNALATKVATW; the protein is encoded by the coding sequence ATGGACAAGCTCATGGTCTCCCTCATGACGTTCTGGAACGACCTCACCAGCACCGACAAGGAGAAGGGCGCCACGGCCACCGAGTACGCGCTCCTCGTCGGCCTCATCGCGCTCATCATCGCCGTCGGCGTCCTCGCCTTCGGCAACGCACTGAACACCTGGTTCAATGCGCTCGCCACCAAGGTCGCCACCTGGTAG
- a CDS encoding methyltransferase encodes MRTPPPAVVRAVQSLSGALERTAAALKPPQARFLEVSGGVAAIALMRAAVNTRLAEPLAGGRRTAPEVAAELGLHADTVHRVLRGLAVFGLVRLDRRGGFTLTRTGRLLLEDSPHSMAGWVRYATSDAVLAGWLRLPESLADGEPAFNAATGTTLWAHLAAHPDEEASFARTMHELTLLAAPLIVAAYPWPEHGTVCDVGGGVGAMLAAVLQACPALDGVLVDQAGPLAASGEYLAGRGVAERVRAVEGDIFTGFEARADVYLLKDVLHDWDDEQCSQVLRTVRAAAATGARVLVLEWLQEPNVASFPVSISDVMMLAQTEGRQRSAAELQALGAAAGFRAGRVIDSGVYGIVELIAQ; translated from the coding sequence ATGCGCACGCCGCCGCCCGCCGTCGTCCGAGCCGTCCAAAGCCTCAGCGGGGCCCTTGAACGGACTGCCGCGGCGCTCAAGCCGCCGCAGGCGCGCTTCCTCGAGGTCAGCGGGGGAGTCGCGGCCATCGCGCTCATGCGCGCGGCCGTGAACACTCGCCTCGCCGAGCCGCTCGCAGGCGGCCGGCGGACGGCGCCGGAGGTTGCCGCGGAGCTGGGCCTGCACGCCGACACCGTGCACCGCGTGCTGCGCGGCCTCGCAGTGTTCGGCCTCGTCAGGCTCGACCGCCGCGGTGGCTTCACCCTCACCCGCACGGGCCGGCTGCTGCTCGAGGACTCACCGCATTCGATGGCAGGGTGGGTGCGGTACGCGACGTCGGACGCGGTGCTCGCAGGCTGGCTGCGCCTTCCTGAGTCCCTCGCGGACGGCGAGCCTGCCTTCAACGCGGCCACGGGAACCACGCTGTGGGCACACCTCGCGGCACACCCGGACGAAGAGGCCAGCTTCGCCCGCACCATGCACGAGCTCACCCTCCTCGCGGCGCCTCTCATCGTCGCCGCCTACCCGTGGCCCGAGCACGGAACCGTGTGCGATGTGGGCGGGGGAGTCGGCGCGATGCTCGCCGCGGTGCTCCAGGCGTGCCCCGCCCTCGACGGCGTGCTGGTTGACCAGGCCGGTCCGCTCGCCGCCTCGGGTGAGTACCTGGCAGGTCGGGGAGTTGCAGAGCGCGTTCGCGCGGTCGAGGGCGACATCTTCACCGGCTTCGAGGCCCGCGCCGACGTGTACCTGCTCAAGGACGTTCTGCACGACTGGGATGACGAGCAATGCAGTCAGGTGCTCCGCACGGTCCGGGCTGCGGCCGCAACTGGCGCCCGGGTGCTGGTCCTCGAGTGGCTGCAGGAGCCCAACGTTGCCTCGTTCCCGGTCTCGATCTCGGACGTCATGATGCTGGCCCAGACCGAGGGGCGGCAGCGCTCGGCCGCCGAGCTCCAGGCCCTCGGCGCGGCGGCCGGCTTCCGGGCCGGCAGGGTCATCGATTCGGGCGTCTACGGAATCGTGGAGCTGATCGCCCAGTAG
- a CDS encoding Flp family type IVb pilin: MEKGQTVQVEPITVTGEEGATATEYALLVGLIALIIAVGVLAFGGALNTWFNSLATTVATW; this comes from the coding sequence ATGGAAAAGGGACAGACAGTCCAAGTAGAGCCGATCACCGTTACAGGTGAAGAGGGTGCCACCGCCACTGAGTATGCGCTCCTCGTCGGGCTCATCGCGCTCATCATCGCCGTCGGCGTGTTGGCCTTCGGCGGCGCGCTGAACACGTGGTTCAACAGCCTCGCGACAACAGTCGCAACCTGGTGA